In Desulfofundulus kuznetsovii DSM 6115, the following are encoded in one genomic region:
- a CDS encoding copper amine oxidase N-terminal domain-containing protein — MSRRKVLISMLALFLLAVLALPALAQQEKVDIYENQKLVKSVVFVVGTREYFVNGQTPGVKMDVAPFVEQGRTFVPVRFLSNALGVEDRNIGWNEKTRLVTLKQPGFPVVELTVGKKQIKSDGQARDMDVSPLVRSGRTFLPARWVAEALGYQVDWDASLGLVVCWPRGEEKPDLSAVKQYLNEQKPEEPQVPGINKPVVDLKGQGEVMEGFYNYSALDPNQKIVYVTMDDIKANAYDMSGGVKANIVKDVRITKDKIYIDWYSTAGVAFGVLLAEGKLLRYRDPDWAFYGKQNFTAQYSVVDDLRDKYSNLPTADITKVTHIIIEGQTYLAIENPLYAGKK; from the coding sequence ATGTCCAGGCGCAAAGTATTAATTTCCATGCTGGCTCTTTTCCTGCTTGCCGTCCTGGCCCTCCCGGCCCTGGCCCAGCAGGAGAAAGTGGACATCTACGAAAACCAGAAGCTGGTCAAGTCCGTGGTTTTCGTGGTCGGCACCAGGGAATACTTCGTCAACGGCCAGACTCCCGGGGTGAAGATGGATGTTGCTCCGTTTGTAGAACAGGGTCGTACCTTCGTCCCCGTGCGTTTCCTGAGCAACGCCCTGGGGGTGGAGGACAGGAACATCGGCTGGAACGAAAAGACCCGGCTGGTGACGCTGAAACAGCCCGGGTTTCCGGTGGTGGAGTTAACTGTCGGTAAAAAGCAAATCAAATCCGACGGCCAGGCCAGGGACATGGACGTGTCCCCCCTGGTCAGGAGCGGGCGTACCTTCCTTCCGGCCCGGTGGGTGGCCGAGGCCCTGGGGTATCAGGTGGACTGGGACGCCTCCCTCGGCCTGGTGGTGTGCTGGCCCAGGGGGGAAGAGAAGCCGGACCTGAGCGCGGTTAAGCAATACTTGAACGAACAGAAGCCGGAGGAGCCGCAGGTGCCGGGGATAAATAAGCCCGTGGTCGATCTCAAGGGCCAGGGCGAGGTGATGGAGGGGTTTTATAACTACTCTGCACTTGACCCCAACCAGAAGATTGTCTATGTGACCATGGACGACATCAAGGCTAACGCTTATGATATGAGCGGGGGAGTTAAGGCAAACATTGTTAAAGATGTGCGTATTACCAAAGATAAAATTTACATTGATTGGTATTCTACTGCTGGGGTTGCTTTCGGCGTCCTCTTGGCCGAAGGAAAGCTCCTGAGATACCGTGACCCCGACTGGGCTTTTTACGGTAAGCAAAATTTCACCGCGCAGTACAGCGTGGTTGATGATCTGAGGGACAAATACAGCAACCTTCCCACCGCCGACATTACCAAGGTCACGCACATAATCATCGAAGGCCAAACTTACCTGGCGATAGAGAACCCGCTCTACGCCGGGAAAAAATAG
- a CDS encoding PIN domain-containing protein — MSIRQIKVFLDSSVIIAALASSTGGSHEVLALAELGIIVPCISEDVVGEVLRNIQKKLPGCMDSYYVLFKTLPFKIVDAASEDLEYASSLINEKDAPILAAAISGKVDWLLSLDKHFLNSDLKGKVNFAIGTPGDFLQELVSFLKGNG, encoded by the coding sequence ATGAGTATAAGACAAATTAAGGTGTTTCTGGATAGCAGCGTTATTATAGCTGCCCTTGCCTCAAGTACGGGTGGTTCACATGAAGTGCTGGCCCTGGCCGAGTTAGGGATAATTGTTCCCTGTATATCCGAAGACGTAGTGGGCGAGGTACTGAGGAACATTCAAAAGAAGTTGCCAGGTTGCATGGACAGCTACTACGTCCTGTTTAAGACATTGCCGTTCAAGATAGTGGACGCAGCCAGTGAGGATCTGGAGTACGCCAGTTCATTGATCAACGAAAAGGATGCTCCAATACTGGCGGCGGCTATATCCGGTAAGGTGGATTGGCTGTTAAGCCTGGACAAACATTTCCTGAACAGCGATTTGAAAGGGAAGGTGAACTTTGCTATCGGTACACCCGGGGATTTTCTACAAGAGCTGGTGTCTTTTCTGAAAGGAAATGGTTAA